One window of bacterium genomic DNA carries:
- the lepB gene encoding signal peptidase I — MAGSAGGSGPANVRRARRPRDRYALLAVVVCLFIVACLVGGAALVSRRPAFALPCLASYRVSSATMEPTYRAGQTVITVRGYYVVHPPQFGDVVIVRKADESPRPFLKRIVGVPGDRLKVSGGRLWRSGQAVDEPYIKEPMAYTWPASGEVTVPPGTVAALGDNRNDSNDSHLWSPPCVPVSDLVAKVVAWR; from the coding sequence ATGGCGGGAAGCGCGGGCGGTTCGGGGCCTGCGAATGTGCGGCGGGCGCGCCGACCACGCGACAGGTACGCCCTTCTGGCCGTCGTGGTGTGCCTGTTCATCGTCGCGTGCCTGGTCGGCGGGGCCGCTCTGGTCTCGCGGCGCCCGGCGTTCGCGCTGCCGTGCTTGGCCTCATACCGGGTCAGCTCGGCGACGATGGAGCCGACGTACAGGGCAGGGCAGACTGTAATCACCGTGCGCGGCTACTACGTGGTCCATCCGCCGCAGTTTGGCGATGTTGTCATCGTGCGGAAAGCGGACGAGTCGCCTCGCCCCTTCCTCAAGCGCATCGTCGGCGTCCCCGGTGACCGCTTGAAGGTGAGTGGCGGCAGGCTGTGGCGCAGCGGCCAGGCCGTGGACGAGCCCTACATCAAGGAACCCATGGCCTACACCTGGCCCGCCAGCGGTGAGGTCACGGTTCCGCCTGGCACGGTGGCAGCGCTCGGAGACAACCGCAACGACTCAAACGACTCCCACCTATGGTCGCCGCCCTGCGTCCCCGTGAGCGACCTCGTGGCGAAGGTAGTGGCGTGGCGATAG